The following are encoded in a window of Caldicellulosiruptor danielii genomic DNA:
- a CDS encoding alpha-N-arabinofuranosidase: MKKAKVIYDKEFTIGQVDKRIYGSFLEHMGRAIYTGIYEPDHPQADEMGFRKDVLELVRKLNVPIVRYPGGNFVSGYNWEDGVGPKEKRPRRLELAWRAIETNEVGVNEFVEWAKRANTSVMMTVNLGTRGIDAARNLVEYCNFPGGTYYSDLRRQHGYEQPHNIKVWCLGNEMDGDWQIGHKTAYEYGRLAREAAKVMKWVDPTIELVAAGSSGPKMPTFPEWEAIVLDHTYDLVDYVSLHVYFGNQEKDTMNFVAKSLEMEEFIKTVISTIDYVKAKKRSKKVVNISFDEWNVWYHAHLEGKDEKAQPWSFARPIAEEDYVFEDAILVGCMLIALLKHCDRVKIACMAQLVNVIAPITTVKGGIAYRQVIYYPFMHAANYGHGVALLPKVSSPKYGSKEFTDVPYIETVATYNEEKNEITVFAVNRDLEEEMQVEFKLDGFDGFEVVEHIVYESDDIYKGNTQDKPDNVVPHKGGSSKIEGNILTSILPKFSWNVIRLKKREI, from the coding sequence ATGAAAAAAGCAAAAGTCATCTACGATAAGGAGTTTACAATTGGACAGGTTGACAAGCGAATCTATGGTTCATTTTTGGAGCACATGGGAAGAGCAATATACACAGGAATCTATGAGCCAGACCATCCACAGGCTGATGAAATGGGGTTTAGAAAGGATGTATTAGAACTTGTTCGCAAGCTTAATGTTCCTATTGTAAGATATCCTGGTGGCAATTTTGTGTCGGGGTATAACTGGGAAGACGGTGTTGGTCCAAAAGAAAAAAGACCGAGAAGACTTGAGCTTGCGTGGAGAGCAATCGAGACAAATGAGGTTGGTGTAAACGAATTTGTTGAATGGGCAAAAAGAGCAAACACCTCTGTCATGATGACAGTAAACCTTGGCACACGTGGAATTGATGCAGCAAGAAACTTGGTTGAGTATTGCAACTTCCCTGGTGGCACGTATTACAGTGATTTGAGACGTCAGCACGGCTATGAGCAGCCACACAATATAAAGGTATGGTGCTTAGGCAATGAGATGGACGGGGACTGGCAGATAGGCCACAAAACTGCATATGAGTATGGAAGACTTGCAAGAGAAGCAGCAAAGGTTATGAAGTGGGTAGACCCAACTATTGAGCTTGTTGCAGCGGGAAGCTCAGGGCCAAAAATGCCCACATTTCCTGAATGGGAAGCAATTGTTTTAGACCATACATATGATCTGGTTGACTATGTATCCTTGCATGTTTACTTCGGAAATCAAGAAAAAGATACAATGAACTTTGTTGCAAAATCGCTTGAAATGGAAGAGTTTATAAAGACAGTAATTTCCACGATTGATTATGTAAAGGCTAAAAAGAGAAGTAAAAAGGTTGTCAATATCTCATTTGACGAATGGAATGTATGGTACCATGCACATCTTGAGGGGAAAGACGAAAAAGCACAGCCTTGGAGTTTTGCTCGGCCAATCGCTGAAGAAGACTATGTATTTGAAGATGCAATATTGGTTGGTTGTATGCTGATTGCACTTTTGAAGCATTGTGACAGGGTCAAGATAGCATGTATGGCACAACTTGTGAATGTCATTGCACCGATTACGACAGTGAAAGGTGGAATTGCGTACAGACAGGTGATTTACTATCCATTTATGCATGCTGCAAACTACGGGCATGGGGTTGCACTTTTGCCAAAGGTAAGCTCACCAAAATACGGCTCAAAAGAATTTACAGATGTTCCATACATTGAAACTGTTGCAACATACAATGAGGAAAAGAATGAAATAACAGTTTTTGCAGTCAACAGAGATTTAGAAGAGGAGATGCAAGTTGAATTTAAGCTTGATGGTTTTGATGGATTTGAGGTTGTGGAGCACATTGTATATGAAAGTGATGATATTTACAAAGGAAACACTCAAGATAAGCCTGACAATGTCGTGCCCCACAAAGGTGGAAGTTCCAAAATAGAAGGTAATATTTTAACATCCATATTGCCCAAATTCTCATGGAATGTAATTAGATTAAAGAAGAGGGAAATTTAA
- a CDS encoding alpha-glucosidase/alpha-galactosidase: MLKIAIIGAGSGVFTRNLVRDILSYPELRDSTIALMDIDSIRLEFMRRALQKLIDQEKYPTRLEATTDRKEALKGAKYVIVTIQVGGLKPFEYDIYIPLKYGVKQAVGDTIGPGGVFRALRTIPVLLDIAKDMEELCPDALLLNYVNPMAMNCWALNKATSIKSVGLCHSVQGTAEFLAKIIGAKMEEISYLCAGINHMAWFLKFEWNGKDAYPLIREKAKDPEIYTQDVTKFEILKHFGYYVSESSFHMSEYVPYFRKSDDWINRIHRTHSWHKEHYNGMYLHCCLDAAKTLLDDLKKMAEADYIDPKRSNEYCATIIHSIETNTPSVINGNVENKGLITNLPEGCCVEVPCLVDKNGIQPTHVGDLPPQLAALNRTNINVQELAVIAALTGDREAVYHAIMMDPLTSSVLDLDEIRKMVDEMFEAEKEWLPEKFYK; encoded by the coding sequence ATGCTCAAAATAGCTATTATAGGGGCAGGAAGCGGAGTTTTTACAAGGAACTTGGTAAGAGACATTTTATCATATCCAGAGCTAAGAGATTCTACAATAGCGCTTATGGACATTGACAGTATAAGGCTTGAATTTATGAGAAGAGCTTTGCAAAAACTTATTGACCAAGAGAAGTATCCTACCCGGCTTGAAGCCACAACTGATAGAAAAGAAGCTTTAAAAGGTGCAAAATATGTGATTGTCACAATACAGGTTGGAGGTTTAAAACCTTTCGAGTATGACATTTACATTCCTCTAAAATATGGTGTAAAACAGGCGGTTGGTGACACAATAGGTCCAGGTGGAGTTTTCAGGGCTCTTAGAACAATACCAGTTTTGCTTGACATTGCAAAAGACATGGAAGAACTGTGCCCTGATGCTCTTCTTCTTAACTATGTAAATCCAATGGCAATGAATTGCTGGGCACTAAACAAAGCTACCAGTATAAAAAGTGTGGGGCTTTGTCACAGTGTTCAAGGAACTGCCGAATTTTTAGCAAAGATTATTGGGGCAAAAATGGAAGAGATTTCATACTTATGCGCAGGTATAAACCATATGGCGTGGTTTTTAAAATTTGAGTGGAATGGAAAAGATGCGTATCCTCTTATAAGAGAAAAAGCAAAAGACCCCGAGATTTATACCCAGGATGTTACAAAATTCGAGATACTAAAACATTTTGGATATTATGTTTCAGAGTCAAGTTTTCACATGTCTGAATATGTTCCCTATTTTAGAAAGAGCGACGATTGGATAAATAGGATACATAGAACCCATTCATGGCACAAAGAACATTACAATGGCATGTATTTGCACTGCTGCTTAGATGCTGCGAAAACTTTACTTGATGACCTGAAGAAAATGGCAGAGGCAGACTACATCGACCCAAAAAGAAGTAACGAATACTGTGCAACTATCATCCATTCCATAGAAACAAACACTCCAAGTGTGATAAATGGTAATGTTGAAAATAAAGGTTTGATTACAAATCTGCCTGAAGGATGCTGCGTTGAAGTGCCATGTTTGGTTGACAAAAATGGTATTCAGCCAACTCATGTAGGAGATCTTCCACCGCAGCTTGCAGCTTTGAATAGGACTAATATAAACGTGCAGGAGCTTGCTGTGATTGCTGCTTTGACAGGTGATAGAGAAGCAGTTTATCATGCAATTATGATGGACCCTCTCACAAGTAGCGTTTTAGATTTGGATGAAATACGCAAGATGGTAGATGAGATGTTTGAAGCAGAAAAAGAATGGCTGCCAGAAAAGTTTTACAAATAA
- a CDS encoding TIM-barrel domain-containing protein, producing MARIFLVHGDRLISKYDKELLWIEAWGKNSLRVRATHEGSMPENDWALLPKTKISGNNIEIKILDNRGIIKNGNICAVIESSGDIKFYNHENKIILQEYTSKFAAGLRKRGREFQPILGGSYRLTVRFESEPNEKLYGMGQYQQPFLNLKGCSLELAHRNSQSSVPFVVSNIGYGFLWNNPAIGKVVFGKNITEWEAYVTKIMDYWITAGNTPAEILEQYMEVTGTPPMMPDYAMGFWQSKLRYRNAQELMDIAYEYKRRNLPLDVIVIDFFHWPHQGDWKFDEDYWPYPEKMVEELRKMGIEVMVSIWPTVEKESENYEEMLSKGLLISTDRGPRVTMQFVNDTLFVDMTNPEAREFMWEKVKENYFSKGIKMFWLDEAEPEFHKYEFDNYRYYLGPCLEIGNIYPLLYAKTFYDGLRKEGIENIINLIRCAWAGSQRYGVVVWSGDIASTFESLRNQVACGLNMAMAGIPWWTSDIGGFYGGDPNDPSFRELIIRWFQFGAFCPVFRIHGDRKPYIPPTSNKGGGKVGSGGPNEVWSYGQEAYEIFKKYLTIREKLKPYIKRQMLLTHKKGTPIMRPLFYDFPSDTKSWEIEDEFMFGPDILVAPVLYEGMRERVVYLPEGTHWREWETGKVYEGGKEIICQAPLSTIPVFIRDGAELV from the coding sequence ATGGCGAGGATTTTCTTGGTTCATGGAGATAGATTGATAAGTAAATACGATAAGGAGCTATTATGGATTGAAGCATGGGGTAAAAACAGTTTGCGAGTTCGTGCAACACACGAAGGAAGTATGCCAGAAAATGATTGGGCTTTATTACCAAAGACTAAAATTAGTGGTAATAATATAGAAATTAAAATTTTGGACAATAGAGGAATAATAAAAAATGGTAATATATGTGCTGTAATTGAGTCAAGTGGTGATATTAAGTTTTACAATCACGAAAACAAAATTATATTGCAAGAATATACTTCAAAATTCGCTGCAGGACTCCGCAAAAGAGGACGAGAATTTCAGCCCATATTAGGAGGTAGTTATCGATTAACTGTTCGTTTTGAATCAGAACCTAATGAAAAACTTTATGGAATGGGACAATATCAGCAACCATTCTTAAATCTAAAAGGCTGCTCTTTAGAACTTGCACATAGGAATTCTCAATCAAGTGTCCCGTTTGTGGTTTCAAACATTGGGTATGGCTTTTTATGGAACAATCCAGCAATTGGAAAGGTCGTATTTGGCAAAAATATAACTGAGTGGGAAGCATATGTAACCAAAATTATGGATTATTGGATAACAGCAGGAAATACTCCTGCTGAAATTTTAGAACAATATATGGAAGTAACAGGAACACCTCCAATGATGCCCGACTATGCAATGGGGTTTTGGCAAAGTAAACTAAGATATAGAAATGCTCAAGAGTTAATGGATATAGCATATGAATATAAAAGACGCAATCTTCCTCTTGATGTAATTGTAATTGATTTTTTCCATTGGCCACATCAGGGAGACTGGAAATTTGATGAAGATTACTGGCCTTACCCAGAAAAAATGGTTGAAGAGCTCAGAAAAATGGGTATTGAAGTAATGGTATCTATATGGCCGACTGTTGAAAAAGAAAGCGAGAATTATGAAGAGATGCTTTCAAAGGGCTTACTTATAAGTACCGACCGAGGACCGCGAGTAACTATGCAGTTTGTCAATGACACTCTTTTTGTTGATATGACAAATCCCGAAGCACGTGAGTTTATGTGGGAAAAAGTTAAAGAAAATTATTTTTCAAAGGGTATTAAAATGTTCTGGCTTGATGAAGCTGAGCCAGAATTTCATAAATATGAATTTGATAATTATCGATATTACTTGGGACCATGTTTAGAAATAGGAAATATTTATCCTCTATTATATGCAAAAACTTTTTATGATGGATTAAGAAAGGAAGGTATAGAAAACATAATTAACTTAATTCGCTGTGCTTGGGCTGGTTCCCAACGCTATGGAGTGGTTGTGTGGTCAGGAGATATTGCATCAACCTTTGAATCATTGAGGAATCAAGTAGCATGTGGCTTAAATATGGCAATGGCGGGGATACCATGGTGGACAAGCGACATAGGAGGTTTCTATGGTGGCGATCCAAATGATCCTTCATTTAGGGAATTAATAATCAGATGGTTTCAATTTGGAGCATTTTGTCCTGTTTTTCGTATACATGGTGATAGAAAACCTTATATTCCACCAACTAGTAATAAAGGTGGAGGAAAGGTAGGTTCTGGCGGTCCTAATGAAGTATGGAGTTATGGACAAGAAGCTTACGAAATTTTCAAGAAGTATCTCACTATACGTGAAAAACTTAAACCGTATATTAAAAGACAAATGTTACTCACACATAAAAAAGGAACACCTATTATGAGACCACTATTTTATGATTTTCCATCTGATACGAAATCGTGGGAGATTGAAGATGAATTCATGTTTGGACCTGATATATTAGTTGCTCCTGTCTTATATGAAGGTATGAGAGAAAGAGTTGTTTATCTACCTGAAGGTACTCACTGGAGAGAGTGGGAAACAGGAAAAGTATATGAAGGTGGAAAAGAAATTATTTGCCAAGCTCCTTTATCTACAATACCAGTTTTTATACGAGATGGAGCTGAGTTGGTATAA
- a CDS encoding GNAT family N-acetyltransferase, translating into MEFVVRRATYDDIKAIKEITKEAFTKYCELAGIDPAKNAAVNETEEDIKRDIDTKEVYVAFMDGIIVGTIRVEIFPDKTAYISRFGVRLNYQNNGVGKALMKVVDERLKELGVKKVYLHTASKVRDLVRFYYARGFYIVSTSNESGYIRALLCKEYDEEN; encoded by the coding sequence ATGGAATTTGTGGTTCGAAGAGCAACTTATGATGATATAAAAGCAATAAAGGAAATAACAAAAGAGGCGTTTACAAAATACTGCGAGCTTGCAGGGATTGACCCTGCTAAAAATGCGGCTGTAAATGAAACAGAAGAGGATATAAAAAGGGATATTGACACAAAAGAGGTTTATGTTGCTTTTATGGATGGAATTATAGTGGGCACTATTAGAGTGGAGATATTCCCTGACAAAACGGCGTATATAAGTCGATTTGGAGTAAGACTCAACTACCAAAACAACGGTGTTGGCAAGGCACTTATGAAGGTTGTAGATGAGAGACTCAAAGAGCTTGGGGTCAAAAAGGTTTATCTTCATACAGCATCTAAGGTGAGAGATTTGGTTCGATTTTACTACGCAAGAGGATTTTATATTGTGTCAACCTCAAATGAAAGTGGGTATATTAGAGCGCTTTTGTGTAAAGAGTATGATGAAGAAAATTAA
- the ruvA gene encoding Holliday junction branch migration protein RuvA, with the protein MIDSIVGIIQEVFSNYVILNYNNIYIKVFCNSLKFSEFLGKEKRVYVSLKFNENLSEIECYGFLTREERELFLKLQKVTGVGSKLALQILSSIDFQELIVEIAKGNVARLEKVKGIGKKTANRIILELKETLKKEFKVAAGADKEKTYEKLEEISLALLSLGYDIDEVNQVLSSEDFSEFSLEDGIKLALKKLSRI; encoded by the coding sequence ATGATAGATTCTATTGTGGGAATCATCCAAGAGGTATTTAGTAACTATGTTATCCTCAATTATAACAATATATACATAAAAGTATTTTGCAATAGCCTAAAATTCTCTGAATTTTTAGGCAAAGAAAAGAGAGTGTATGTTAGTCTAAAGTTTAACGAAAACTTATCAGAGATTGAATGTTACGGTTTTTTGACAAGAGAGGAAAGAGAACTTTTTTTAAAGCTTCAGAAGGTAACCGGTGTTGGCAGCAAATTAGCTCTTCAGATTCTTTCTTCAATAGATTTTCAAGAGCTTATTGTTGAGATTGCAAAGGGAAATGTGGCAAGACTTGAAAAGGTAAAGGGAATTGGGAAAAAAACTGCGAATAGGATAATTCTTGAGCTAAAAGAAACACTCAAAAAAGAATTTAAGGTGGCTGCTGGTGCCGATAAAGAAAAAACTTACGAAAAGCTTGAAGAAATATCTTTGGCACTTTTATCCTTAGGGTATGACATTGATGAAGTCAACCAGGTTCTTTCATCCGAAGACTTTTCTGAATTTTCTTTGGAAGATGGAATAAAACTTGCTTTGAAAAAGTTATCAAGGATTTGA